The Miscanthus floridulus cultivar M001 chromosome 6, ASM1932011v1, whole genome shotgun sequence genomic interval AGAAGGTCTTTAGGTTAGTGCACATATCCAAATTAAACCGGTGTTGGGCCATCCTCGAACTCCTAAGTTTTGAGTTTTCGACTCATAGTCTCGGACACCGTTCATTCCGTCGATTATGGATATGCTTTAACCCCGAACGATTACATGGCGTGACACTGTACGAGACTGTATATTAGACAATACCAATATACTTGCCTGCTAAAAATGGTAAAGAGGCTAAAGATCAAGAGTGGAAACAAAGTCTTGGATCAGGTGGGGACTTTTTGACGCACCCAATCTCCCCCTTAAAAATGTTGATATATGTCAATGATCAATCATGATTACCCAATGCGGCGCATATATAGGCCATGCTTGCACTCGCTCCAATTCTTATGCGCTAGCTTGCATAACATTGCACGAGTTGAGATACTCTTACCATGTGCGCTAGCTCAGggacaaagaagaagacaaccacacaAAATAGGTTTATCCAATCCTCATGCGCGAGCTAGCATAATTTTTTTTGACAAGGACACACATGTCATTGTATAAGTTGAGAGAGATAATCTTACCTAATGTTCTTAGCTCAGAGCCTCAGAGACACGAAGGAAGACAACCAGACATACGATGGGTTAATAAATGCTTGACACCGGCACGACCAACCACATGACAGCCACAGGTTCAGCCCTTCTCCGAACATGCGTTGGTCATGTAAGTGGTGGCGCCATGTCAAGGATCCATCGTGTGTGTGGTCCCCCTCCTCCTTGTTCTTCCAAGTCGGACGAAGAGCTTGTCTTCCTCCGGGTACCAAACTGGTTCAGCCACCGCCATAGCTGCGGTGCTCGCCGGAGCCGAGCACGATCACTTGTACACGCACGCCAACCAAAGATGACGATAGAGTTTTTTTTGGCATGGCCAACCTACTGCCTTTCCATGACCCTATCTTTTTGCAACATAAATAGGCAAACGGCAAGCGGTGGCCAACAGTCCACGGTGCGCCGCGCGCCATGTTCCTCCGCAAGCTGCGCCGTGCCATCCCCAATGCAGTGCGAGATTCAGAGTCCAGACAATGCCGCGGCCACTCGTTCCCGCGTGAACACGCACGCATCCAGCACAGACACTCTGATTGTGATCCCGGTGCCAACGACCGAGTCCGACCTCATGCAAACCAGGAATAGCTACCAAAACaatttcttcctcttcttctgaaAGATCGAATTTCCAAGATAAGGAGTGTGCCAGCGAATTATTACACAATCATTTTCCTTCTTCTTCAGAGCTTGCTGGTTTTGTTGGCCTTGGTTGGCCAGGCAGGGGTCACCCACTGCCTCCCTACGGCAACCAGCTCGCCGGAGTCCTTTTTGCGCACCTCCACCGCTGCAGCCGTCAGCTTCCCCTTCCGGCTCACCACTCgtccctccacctccacctccgtcTGCGATGGAGGCCGGCCGGAGCTAGAGGTGAGCGCTCCAGCTCCAGAGGAGACCAGAGTTGCGGGTATACACACACAAAAATGGAAGGTTAATCTGGACGTACGTCGCGATCGGCCGGCGAGAAGTAGGACAAGCTGTAGTGGACGGTGGCCGTGGGCGCGCCCACCACCGTGTGGACCACCGCTGAGCACACGCAGTCCACCGCCGCCGCGATCGCTCCGGCGTGCCACCTCCCCCCCGCGTCCTGCACCCATGGCAAGCCAGGCTCAGGTGCTCCGGGACAAAGTCTAACCATCAACCATGGTGGAGTTCAGGATTTGGACGGCCGGCACGCACGGCGACGGGGGCGCGCACGCGGAGCGAGCAGATGACGCGGCCGGGCTCGGCGAGGGAGACGCGCGCGCCGGCCAGCACCACGCAGCTGAGCGCCTGGCTGCCGCCAGCCGCGCGGGGGCCGACGCCGCCGTCGTACCCCACGCGCGGGTCCTCTAGCCACTTCCTGGCCACGGCCACCTGCCGCAGCGCCCGCGTCTCGCCGTCGCCGGCGTCGCCCATGTCCACGCCGCCGGCTGCGGCAGGCCGCGCGTTTGGAGGCTGGGATCGCTGTTCGCTAAGACGACCTTCTTCCATCTCGCAAGATTTTCTAATGGCCATGTGAACATTAGGTGAAGTTGCTTTGGAATTGGAGTGGCCATGGATTTCTTGTtaggaaaaaaaaacagaacaGTGCACGCGTCGTTTTCAGTCAGCTGTATAAAACGCCATGGCATATCGAACAAAATCCATTAAAAAACGCTGCTAGCAGTGCAACTGAAAGCGACGCAGAACAGAGCTGGGATTAACGCAGGACAGAGATGAAATTTTTCATCTTGCTTGCCAACGCATGATTAAATTAAAGGGGACATCAACACCAGTAACATCTGGAACTGATTTTTCAACGAAGCTTCAGATCTTGCTGATTAATTCTCAAGGAACTGATTAAATTTAAAGGAAGCTTCAGATCTTGCTCTGAGAGCCTTTGGGCCTGGAGGCCGTCATCCACTGCCTCCCGATGGCCACCAGCTCGCCGGATTCCTTCTTCCGGATCTCCACCGTCACGGCCGTCATCCGCCCTTTCTGCTCCACCACCCGCCCGTCCATCTCCACTTCCTCCTGGACGGACAACATTTCAGTTCAGTTCAGTTCCTTTGAAACAAAAAGCCTTGATGGCTTCTGTAATTGGCACCATGGCGATACCACGGCGCCCCCCTGTTATCTTTTACCATCACCCCTGTTATCTGTTACCATCACCGGTCAGCCCGGAATCCATGGTAATATATCAGGTGAGGAGTGAGGACTCTTTTCGTCCCCCGTCGTTCCCATGAAAAAAAACATAAATACATGCTGAAAGCATCTCTGCACAAGTGTGCAGTGCTGTTTTCTGAATACATGCAGAGAGTCTGAACTGAATACTACCTGTATGTTCATCAGAGAAAAAGAAGTAGCACTACTCAAACCTGTCAAGAATCTGAAAACGGTGAGAGCGCCCTATCGAACATAATTTGTAAAGGTACAGGCAACTGCTTTGCTGAGTCATGTAACAGAAAACGACTGTGGATTTCTGAAAGGCTTTGGATTCCCTAACAAACTTCGGTTGTTTGGAAATTTCCTTGGAGGGAAACCTAACCACTGCCCTGTTATCCTATACCTAGGTAGTAGTAACAGGGTTGCTTCTGGGAAACAAACTTCAAAAAGAAGCATGTCTACACGTGATAGAATAGAATGGCCAATCCTATTCCTGCTACCTTACAGGTTCGCTTTCTTGTGCTGAACAATAGCCAAAAGTTGCATCCACAGAATGGTTATAAATAAATAATTACTAGGGAATATTAGCGAAGAACCGTCAACACAGACCTCCTGCCCAACTGTTCAAAGAACAAATGCTGAAGACAAGAGAAGGTGCCCAAAGAATGAAGCATATTCCGGTTCTCTACCCATTTTATTAGCACGAAAAAAATGTGCAGCTAGTGCTAACCAAGTGCTGGGTGCCCAAGAAATTAAAGTGGCTTTACTTGAAAGACCAGGCTCCACCAAATTGGACAATGTAATATGGGTAATGTAGTCCACATATATATAGACCGAGTTTCTGTGAAAGGTGCGTCATGAAAAAGAAAGATATCCCTCTTAACAATGACAACAAGTTTAATCTTCCATCAGAACATTTCGGAGGAGTAATTTCATCAGAACAGGAAAACAAAAGACTTGGATCTGCATAAACCCCCAATAATCTGCTATGGTTTTAGAAGTACCTGACAGAAAATTTCTAGCCAACCATACAGTTACCTAGATCATACTTCAGAAATCAAAACCAATCTGGTTGCTAAAAAAGAATGCATGAAACTAGTACGAAATGGGAGTGGCTTATCCTTGGAGCTTGCTGCAATCACATTACAGCATAGGCTGGACTGGCATCCATGATGTACTCTACTTATTGCTGGGCAGTGACGTGCTATTCATCGCCCGCTTGATTGAAGAAGGCGACACGCCTGGTAGCCAAATGTTAACCAATGATGtgtgaaggagtgtgtggagtgGCTACACCACACGTAGCAAACCTCTTGTTTCTTTTCTCATTGACTCGAGTGTTAAAGACACTTGGACACAGACACTATACTAACGTAGTGGGGAAgcgaaaagaacagaaaagattatTTCTTTTGGCGTCCCGATGAGGAGGGAATGAAGGCGAAACTGAAAGAAACTGGGGAGAAGACAGTAGCAGGTAGGAGGTAGGCAGTGGTGTGTACGCACATGGAGCTTGGCCGGTGTGAAGTAGGAGATGTCGTAGTGGACGGAGACCTTGATGATGCCCTCGGCGGACATGATGGCCGCGGCGCACAcgtcgtccgccgccgccgcgatgGCGCCCGTGTGCCAGTTCCCCTCCGCGTCCTGATCAGAGCCAAGTCAAGAACTTGTCACGCGAGAGCTGGGCTGGGCCTGGGCTACAAGGAAGGAGGGAGACTGGGAGAGGCGCGCACTGTGAGTTGGGGCGGCACGCGGAGCGAGCAGAGCGCGCGGCCGCGCTGGGCGAGGGACACGCGCACGCCGGAGAGCGGCAGCGCGTTGAAGGCCCGCTCCGGGGCGTCCTCCGCCGTGGCGCCGGCGTTCTCCAGCCACCtgcgcgcggcggcggccatcCACGCCGGGGGCTCTGCCGCCGTGCCCCCGCCCATGCCGTGTCGCAGCGTCACGTCGATCGCGGTGGGCTTCTTGAGCTCTGACCGGATGACGACGCTGCTACCTGACTTGTTTGACCGGGCCGAACGGACGGGGAGGTTTGCAGATTGCAGAGTGCGTAGTGCCGTCTGCCTCGCCCGTCGCCACACGCTCCCTTCCTTACTTATAAAGGCACCCGCCACCGGCCACTCGGCTTGCCTTCGCGTGGGCGGCTAGGCTTCTCACGATTCAGTCTGCAATGACTTCTGAATCCTGCCTGTACTAATTCAGAAGCACACCCCTTAGAGCCAGAGGAACTGAACGCATTGAGGAGTCGCGGCTTCACCGGTTGCTGTGTGTTTAGTTTGCGAAATTCGGTAATTCgcttactgtagtactttcgtttttatttggcaatcagtattcaatcgtggactaattaggctcaaaacgttcgtctcgcgatttttcaaccaaactgtgcaattaatttttttcatctatatttaatgcttcatacatgtatcgcaagattcgatgcgatggctactgtagcactttttggaaaactttttgggaactaaacgcagCCTTAGACAGCAATTATTTTTCTAGCTTGTCATCACAAATCATTGGCCAATTCCCTGCATGTAAGGATATTTTGACTAGCAAAAGAGCACATGCTTATCATTGAATCATTCAAATATATTAGGCTTCAATTGACAAGCAAGTCACTGAGTACTGATTATCCAGATATTAGCCTTCGGTTGACAAACAAGTCACTGGAGCAATTCAGTTATGCCATTGCTTGGTGCTTTCTAACAGTAGCAACAAGAGCATAGCTAATCAAGTGCTTAAAAGCAACCACCAACTCCTTACATTTGTATTGATTGGCATTGTGACATACTGCACAAAATAATCCTACCACTATATCGAACAATTTATCCTAAAATTGGTTCCCCGAATCTGAAATTCATaagcatttttttcttttctttttctttttttacatACTCTGAAATTTTGGATTTTCATGCATGTCACATTGCTGCAGTGAAGAATCAGTCTCAACAGCACACTGTCCACCGAACCTACAGAGCAAAATTCAGCCCAAATAAAAAAAACAGTCCGGGCGCTCGTTGCTACAGTAGAGCATTAAATTGCCGGTACAcacttagcccttgtttagttcgcgaaatttggattttggggctactgtagcacattcgtttttatttgataaatagtgtccaaacattgactaattaggtttaaaatgttcgtctcgcaatttcccaccaaactatgtaattagtttttcttttcgtctacatttaatgctctatacacgggccgcaaacattcgatgtgacaggtactgtagcaactttttagatttTGTGATCCAACTAAACGGCTTACCGTCTAAAACGGCCGGCGCATAGCATGCCCCCGGGAGAGGGGCGTGGCGCAGCCGCGGGAGAACGCGTGCATCCGTGCGCTTTGCCGAGCACACTCCCGTGTGCTAAAAAAGTTGTCCCTGGGCCAGATCACCTGTGACCATTCTCAGCTCTAAGATTCATGTTGGACGGTAGATACAAGGAGCTTAGGGGTGTTTGATatggctactaaaatttaggaggtatgtcggaaggatgttgtatggggtgttcggatactaataaaaaaaacaaattacataatccatcagtactccacgagacgaattttttaagcctaattaatccgtcattagcatatgtttactgtagcaaaatattatcaaatcatggactgctTAGGCTCAagagattcgtctcgtaaattagtcataaactatataattaatttcataattagtctatatttaatattctatgcatatattcaaacatcCGATGAAACAACAACTAAAATTTAAGAGCGGCGACCAAACACCCTTAAGTCGTAACTTTGGAGATGCTAAGTCACCGGATCGGGCCCCCTTCCTCTGCCACTCACCAGCCATGCATGATGCATCACAAGCCACTGCTCCATTCAGTCATTCGGTCATATTTGTCTACTCAACGATAGCACAACTCCAGGCCCACTGTGCGAGAACAGCTTACTATGACGACGTGGCTCTTCGGAGAACATAAGACCAATTTTAATGAGAGTTTTATGGATACTAAATATGCTGATATGACACTGTATTAATGAAGAAAGATGATGAAAGTTTTATGGAAGCAGAGAGAGTTTCATAGAGATGATACTCTTCTGCACTTTTTTCAAAATATAAGTATGTTAAAAACTGAGTCATAAAAcatccactgagactggcctaactCATCTAATATTCAGCCATTCTTTCAAGGTTTCGTCAGGGCAACCTGAAGCTCTACAACACCCAGAGACATAACCAGTTGACCTATACCTTACACATTACACAACCACACAGCCCCCGTTTGGTACTTACATATTTCTACGACACAAGTATAACCCCACATGTTCCTCTTTCGTGCTTGTACAAAACAAATAAACTGTACTGGGTTTTTCCAAGGCCACCCGGCATCAGTTCTTCACCTATATACATTTGGAGGCTGCACCTTAGTACGGtaattgttgctcctccatctaAGAAACAGTGCGTCCATCAGTGTCTGACACACAACCTGCATGCACCACATCCAACTAAAGTAAGAAAATCTCCATGTTTCATCAAAGTGGTTTAGTTAAACGGGCAAAAAAGAGAGGCAGGATATTTTACCTTGCACAAGATTCAGCAAAGACGTCCTCCCTCTATCCTCTACAAATGATAATCGCTTCACAAAGTGAAATGTATCAATCTAACTGTCTACAACACTCCTCTCTACCTTAAAGTTTTCTCATATACATGTTCTTGTCACTGATTACAGTAAAATCAGCAACGCAGATATCATTTCTCACATACTTATCCAAAAGGATGCAACGTTTTCCCTTTGCCACTGGACCAAGGTTGACTGTCATTCATTGTTTTGGAACAGAGCTAACAGAACCCAACCGCATGGCGTTTCATCTTGCCGAGAACATTCCTAGGTTCGAGGTCTCAGTTTCCTCTTTTGTCCATATCAACAAGCCATGTTGTCCATTTAGACACACCTAGGCTGTATCCAGACTATGTCCCACAGTTCTCAGACCAGTTTGCAATGTCCTCCTGCAGCAACAAACCAAGCACACCAACTCGAGGATGAGGGCGCAAAGGATGTGCAAGTTTTGCTGCACCTGATGCCGAGACAAGTCTTGCAGCGTCAGTGGAACCTTTTCAATTAGGTGGCTTCCATATGATGTGCTGGGTGACTCATTGTACTGATCATGCTGCGCATACTGTGAACCGAGAGTTTGTGTTGAAGTTCCATCTGACGCATGTTAGCTCTTTGATAGTTTGTGAAGCCTCACGCTGTTGATGGATCCACCAGCCCCAAAAGATGTGTTGTATCCATAGGTTTGTTTGGGTAAAGGCCAGACTGTCCAGTGATTCTTCGATCGTACAACCTACAAGTACTAGCCTCCATAGTTAATGATATGCTTTCAACACTTCTGTCAGCCTCTATAATTGATGATGTGCTTGCAACACttctgaaagtgcaatcaagccttaattgtgggttttgatgataatgaccatgtaattagagaactaatgagatttatcgaaatgacaagcagggaatttatattcgaggatgctacacaaaacggaggagcctccaattacaaatgttgatggcttcaaactcaaaggaggtttaaattcttttatattttgaatttaagtatagaaaaagtcatactataaagggggacacaatgcttaagctaacatgtgctaccaagtgctcaaacatacacatgcatcctcagattcacagccaagacagcctaaacttcactcttacccttgctatcttgacaggtgcggcactgtcgcacttgaagagaggcagtGCCGTAGTGCAGCACTGTCGCACTTAAGCCGTGGAACTATCgcaacttaagtgaccgttggagctgagggggtatttatacccatccttTTCCTCCCCAACGGCTATCTTCTTTCTCCTGCTCATTCTAGCACACCCAAAATAGAAAGGAGCCATCTCTCTCTTActccattagtgaccttgagccctcaagaaaatccattgatttcgccatcaatccttgagagaaaagggttcaaaactcgattagagagcagctctatTGATTCCTCAACTTAAAAgaatttggttcatgttttggccagcggttatgtttgttactcttggagcttggctcttagccggctagagcatcgcccgtggagcttgccaacttgtgtggcaacctcgggaggtttgtaaccatctcttaaagctagtaaactcacccctcatcgcAAGAGTTaaatctcttgacttgagaacgaggaagggttagaaagccctaagccttagtggctaacctcaataacgtggaggtaggcaagctttGGAGGCAAgccgaaccatgggataaatcattgtgtcaattgtgcttgatttatATTACTTGCATTTTATAttattggttgaggtgatttctagggtttctagtcgatctacttatgTGTGATGTTCCTATAACTTCTAGCTTTTGATCTGTGACTATCATACTTGTAGTAGGCTgagaaatttctctgatctaagtttccaTTCACTGATTTTtaactgtgactcgaagttgtctgcaggtgtagCAGTGCCGCTGTTCTAGTCCGGCAGTGTCGCCCTCCAGAGCAGCAGTGCTGCAGGATGAATTTGATAagagtttgagtgtttgttttgataggcctattcaccctcctctaggccaaccagagatcctataagtggtatcagagtgggttacctcatatacgcttcaccgcgtgaggtatggagcccggaggaggaactagtggcgTGAAGCTGGTGGATGTCAACATGGACAGCAGTGAGCTGAGCGTGTCGACATCAAGCAACACCACGCTACCACATGTTGAGGCTATCGATGCCAAAAGAGctctcaatgagaatgagagaagaagaaggaaggaggcaagaaagctaaaaagagaagcaagagagaaaaagaaaaaggaggaggaCCAGCGGTTAGAggacaagaagcaaagaaaagaagaaagaaggctcaagcgagaagcaagaagaaaaagaagagaagctaggaagaagaagaaaaggcaacaagtacatcatcaagcataccaagtagttccgaagatggagatgatgatgagtcataccaagtgtcgaaggggaacaaggagaaaaaggaaagggcaaggccaaCCACAACAAATATGctgccgtatcctttaactattcttctattcctatgtaacacccaaaattctactacaaattagcaattaaattcttgccctatttatacattttctaggtatttctaacataggccaaataataaatattgtataaataaaataaactataagtttagaaacttgtttgttgcattcatgccgaatcatatggtttttttattgagtgtagggctagatgatttgaaattgaattcaaaacttatttgaatttggcttaaaaatgaaaatggagaaaatagaattggataaaaatttgatttggaaaaaaagAAATTCACCTTCTGGCCCAACTCCAGCCAGACCAGCCTTCTACCTCCCCCTTCCCGGCCTGCCTTGCCTGGCGCAGCCCACTCGGCGGCTGCCCCGCGCAGGCGTGCTGGCCCGCACCCCGCATGCCCTAGCTTGCCGCCCGCGCGCACATTAGCTCGGCCGCCTTCATCGCTGAGCCAGCCCACCAGCGTAGCCCACCTCGGCACCGCGGCCCGCAACGCCCACGCCGCcactctctcccttctctctctcgctGCCCCGCTGGCCCCACTCGTCAGTGCTGCCTTCTTCCTCCACTTTCCTTCCCCGACGCTCCCTTTCCTTTTCTCTGCCCGTCAATGGCGTGGCTCCGATGGAAGGCCACCGGTGCCGTATGGAAAGCGTCGAACCCGCCTTGCTCCCCTTCCTTTCACGCCGCAGCCGCCCACCTATAAAGGTCGAGCCTCCCCTCTACCCTTCTCCATCCCCTACTCGCTGTCGTGAGCCACCGCCACCGGTGAATCCTCCCCTCCCGAGTGCGAACGCCGTCGCCAAAGCCACCCGAAGCACCGCCGAACTTCCCCGCGCCCGTTGGTACTCCCCAATTCGCGTTTTGGTCTTGTTTTGCCCGGTTACATCCTCACCCACGTGCCTTTTCTCTCTCCGGTTCGCGGCCGCTGTCGACGACCAGCTTCGAAGCCCTCTCGGACGCCACGACCACCACCGTTGACCCCGCAGTGAGCTCCTGACCGTCCTCGTACCCTCAGATCTTGTTTTGGCGCCCTGGGAAGCCGTAGCCCAAGTTCCAGTCGCACCAGCCATGGTGCCACTGGCATCTCCTTCTTCCTCGGCGAGCCACCGCCCGGCCCTCACCCCTGCGCCGTTGGATCTAGCACGGATGGCCCAGATTAGAAACCGGTTGGATTTAAGTGGTCGGTCCACGGTGAACCAtggacccggcgcaccgtgcCTACGTCAGCAATAGTCCAcgccatgtggtgcaccgagcgaaCCATAGTGCGCCACGTGTCAGATGAATCAGCAGCCCCGGTCAACACGCGGTCAGCCATGCCTGTTTTACAAAATAGCCCCTCGGTTTTTAGTGAATCAACCCGTAGTCCTAGTTAGTTCAAAACAATTATTTTTTGGTCCTAATTCTATTCATTTAGAACCCTGTCatttctagaaatagtatgccaggtccaaatttcatttaaattcagatttttaattgttttaattcgaaaataggtttgtttatttacagaattgccattacatcatatttcatgcataactttcacgttttaagtctgatttgagtgattctttcgctcatgtgttcatagcaatgcgtagaatagatctgtaagcttttcaacatatgttttcactgtttggtgtactgttctaatggagttctatcttgtattcatgtaatgattggaatgatgcttgattgatgtttggatcacgattagagggtgagccattcgaggtgactgaggacccccagcaggatcagcagtactcctaggacgactttgaggaaggcaagtgtaccaaaggccccttgttacctatgaactactaccacttacattcatgcatgagtttaatttgaattgcctttaaggactttacctagatgattccttgtaccacatatccttgatacctgggtttattgggtaggcattttggatagatgctgcaatgcttaacatgaagtaattgttaaacatgtttaaagactatatgcaatgtgataaaatggaactttttagcaacagatagggggctagagtacggggttgagtactctagtgcctctccataaggacttaatcctgaagcggcaacccaggagggaccgtacaaccccgagtgtcacatggctctgactttaacctattatctagattgtactagctcgtctgtagctccagtaaggggtaagagggtatctttcctttttctattagggtgtgcaccgtgctgcgatgcccacgcgtgccattcctttgtagctacaacCTATTAGGGAGCTATTTTTCACACCACTTCCAACTTTGAGAAGCATTTGTAGGGATATCAGAAGCCCCTAGGCAACTAGCAATAGCAATATTATATGAATTCACTTAAAGACAACAAAATCATGGATTCAAACCAAGTACCTATTATAGAAAAGgtaaggaagagagaaaggaatgtCTAGGGCAAAGGTAAATGAGTTTCGCTCTTCTTAGCATGTTTTATATCCAACCACTTGAAAAGAATGTATTATACAAAAGTTAAAATAGGATTAGGTCTTGAGTTTTTGATCATGCCGCATGACTCagactaaagatggcaatggggctGCGACTTGAGACTCGATGGGTACTTACTCCATTGGGGATCAAATCTAGACTAAATACATCACCCATGGGCCTATAATTGGGGAAACCTTCACCCAACGGGTATGTTGGTACTGGAACATTCCTATAGACCCCATACCCATTAACCCATGGATAAAAATACCTAGAGGTCCAAATAAaccctgtggaggtgcccatgggggaacctctagaggacttgttggaggatccaatggatgaagaaacagaagagggacccatgttcgagggacccattgagatagaggagtctgaggaagatCCCAAGGAAGTGTAGGAACAAGATGGCTAGGAGGGAGCTagtgaccccgatgatggagatggttctgatgattctgatgccgatggaggtgatgatggtggagacggtggagatggtggagacgatggggatgatgacaatgatgatgatcacaatgcaccgttggctcagggatggactgcggagatccactacgacttAGAGGGTGATGGatactaccaccctaggcttctcgcacttgtgcatcgctaccaccccggAGGCACTGTACAGTACAGGacagagcattggacccaccccgactacaccggcttctgggagacagaagtgtacatccgagaggggacttgGGTGTGCTACATCCACTGCGCCACCACTGCATGGCTCACACGTGTGGCCatcatcagggatgcagctcgataggcgttgatggtcaaccgcgaccgtcacttcgacgacatcgcctgggaggatgaccgctatcttccTCACCGTCGGAGCAGACAGTCTACatgcaacatcgctgcaccacttggagaggcgaacctgaggctgaggcctaccctgttgtgcttggctgagagcCACATTGACTTGGATCCGAccctggatgagctcgatgtcatggggagggcctacatgcagtTGGCTCATGAGAACGCTACACtaaagcagcagctaggaggtccagatgtgaaagattcaggagtacccactcagtcgcccccgaggaccagaggagagtctagagaccccagcaccagcaccaacatcgacccgtacccataggagagt includes:
- the LOC136461491 gene encoding uncharacterized protein, whose protein sequence is MGGGTAAEPPAWMAAAARRWLENAGATAEDAPERAFNALPLSGVRVSLAQRGRALCSLRVPPQLTDAEGNWHTGAIAAAADDVCAAAIMSAEGIIKVSVHYDISYFTPAKLHEEVEMDGRVVEQKGRMTAVTVEIRKKESGELVAIGRQWMTASRPKGSQSKI
- the LOC136461490 gene encoding uncharacterized protein, whose product is MAIRKSCEMEEGRLSEQRSQPPNARPAAAGGVDMGDAGDGETRALRQVAVARKWLEDPRVGYDGGVGPRAAGGSQALSCVVLAGARVSLAEPGRVICSLRVRAPVADAGGRWHAGAIAAAVDCVCSAVVHTVVGAPTATVHYSLSYFSPADRDTEVEVEGRVVSRKGKLTAAAVEVRKKDSGELVAVGRQWVTPAWPTKANKTSKL